A DNA window from Bacteroides cellulosilyticus contains the following coding sequences:
- a CDS encoding UpxY family transcription antiterminator: protein MEADKDSEIWYAMRATYRREPDAMRLLEKERLGCFVPMQYKISIKKGKKVRALVPVVHNLLFVHARPSEVKRIKSQVSYLQYITDTRSGQKIIISDGEMQRFIAVAGTYNDHLMYFQPDELNLSKGTKVRITGGDFEGQEGIFLKVKGARDRRVVIEIQGVIAVALATIHPDLIEVIK, encoded by the coding sequence ATGGAAGCGGATAAAGATAGCGAAATATGGTACGCCATGCGTGCCACCTACCGTAGAGAGCCTGATGCGATGCGTCTGCTTGAAAAAGAAAGGTTGGGCTGTTTCGTTCCCATGCAATATAAGATCAGCATAAAGAAAGGTAAGAAAGTCCGTGCTCTAGTTCCCGTTGTACATAACCTGCTTTTTGTCCATGCCCGTCCTTCTGAGGTGAAGCGTATCAAATCACAGGTAAGCTATTTGCAATACATTACGGATACCCGTAGCGGTCAGAAGATCATTATCTCCGATGGTGAGATGCAGCGTTTTATTGCTGTAGCCGGTACTTACAATGATCATCTCATGTATTTCCAACCTGATGAACTGAATTTGTCCAAAGGTACAAAAGTTCGTATCACGGGCGGTGACTTTGAGGGCCAGGAAGGCATTTTCCTGAAAGTAAAAGGCGCACGTGATCGTCGTGTGGTTATCGAGATACAAGGTGTTATTGCCGTTGCGCTTGCTACCATTCATCCGGATCTCATAGAAGTAATCAAATAA